A region from the Paludicola sp. MB14-C6 genome encodes:
- a CDS encoding formyltransferase family protein, producing the protein MVESGVILFLTNNDISFEVYKWLKKSEKVILYNDKLTLDVVLTIQPSYIISYNYKYIITNDIIQFMQNKIINMHISLLPYNKGASPNFFSFYDNTPKGVTIHLIDKGIDTGDILCQKEVYFDEEDETWESSYLKLHQQIQQLFYENWESIKNGNIMPSKQYGNGTFHTKAELKELKQRFPFSWNETIAEYKKKYNIGGL; encoded by the coding sequence ATGGTGGAAAGCGGTGTAATACTCTTTCTAACCAACAACGATATTTCATTCGAAGTCTACAAATGGCTTAAAAAAAGCGAAAAGGTAATTTTATATAACGACAAGCTGACACTGGATGTTGTTTTAACGATTCAGCCATCATACATAATCAGTTACAATTACAAATATATTATTACAAACGACATTATCCAATTTATGCAGAATAAAATCATCAATATGCATATTTCTTTATTGCCTTATAACAAAGGCGCAAGCCCCAATTTCTTTAGCTTTTATGATAACACCCCAAAAGGAGTTACCATACATTTAATAGATAAAGGAATAGATACAGGCGATATTCTTTGCCAAAAGGAAGTCTATTTTGATGAAGAAGATGAAACTTGGGAATCCTCATATTTAAAGCTGCATCAACAAATACAACAGCTATTTTATGAAAACTGGGAAAGCATTAAAAATGGTAATATCATGCCTTCAAAACAATATGGCAACGGAACTTTCCATACCAAAGCCGAGTTAAAAGAATTAAAACAAAGGTTTCCTTTTTCGTGGAATGAAACGATTGCGGAATACAAGAAAAAATATAATATTGGTGGTTTATAA
- a CDS encoding spore germination protein, which produces MKKAKKQAIVNQRVDILNSELSKIKLDKNLKCNEKIIKNLFQNTDTIVYRNVENRSNKLWKGFIAYSDGLVNSTIINENIIRPIFSSTILENNDCIITTIMNQVILINEIQKTNDMVTIVQSITYGDTILFIDGYDEALILNTKSFETRAIAEPDSEKIIQGPKEGFSEALLKNLSMIRRRVRTNLLKMQYVTLGEITQTKACVCYIDGIVKPEILADLMDRLSRIKIDAIIDSNYVAEMIKNSKLSPFTTAGHTQRPDVVVGKLMEGRIALFVDGTPVVLTVPYLFIENFQNNEDYYLNFYYSSFSRLLRLIGFFCTIFVPAIYVTVVAYHFEMLPSSLLINFAVDQNTVPLPASLELFVLLVVFDILRETGVRMPSSVGQALSIVGALVIGDAAVNARLVASPTIIVVAIAGITNLLVPKMSGPVLIMRYSLLLSASLFGSIGISLGVAVFMSHIFSLESFGVAYVLSDEKLTLQNAKDTLIRSPWWFMKTRDKNLTNNTLRQKSQRKI; this is translated from the coding sequence ATGAAAAAAGCCAAAAAGCAAGCAATAGTAAACCAACGGGTTGATATATTAAATAGTGAGTTATCAAAGATTAAGCTTGATAAAAATTTAAAATGCAATGAAAAAATAATCAAAAATTTATTTCAGAATACAGATACTATAGTATATCGAAACGTTGAAAATAGAAGCAATAAGTTATGGAAAGGATTTATTGCGTACAGCGATGGCCTTGTAAACTCAACTATTATTAACGAGAATATCATCAGGCCTATTTTTTCTTCCACTATTTTAGAAAATAATGATTGCATTATAACAACAATTATGAATCAAGTTATTTTGATTAATGAGATTCAAAAAACGAACGATATGGTTACAATTGTGCAATCAATCACATACGGCGACACCATTTTATTTATAGATGGATATGATGAAGCCTTAATTTTAAATACCAAGAGCTTTGAAACACGGGCAATTGCCGAGCCTGATTCAGAAAAAATCATTCAAGGGCCAAAAGAGGGGTTTTCTGAGGCATTGCTTAAAAACTTATCTATGATTAGACGTAGAGTTCGTACAAATTTATTAAAAATGCAATATGTTACATTAGGAGAAATAACCCAAACAAAAGCATGTGTTTGCTATATTGACGGTATAGTAAAACCTGAAATCTTAGCTGATTTGATGGATAGATTAAGTAGAATTAAAATTGATGCAATTATAGACAGCAACTATGTAGCCGAAATGATTAAAAATTCAAAACTATCCCCTTTTACTACAGCAGGGCATACACAAAGACCGGATGTTGTTGTTGGCAAGTTAATGGAGGGAAGAATTGCTTTATTTGTGGATGGTACCCCAGTTGTATTAACTGTTCCTTACTTGTTTATAGAGAATTTTCAAAATAATGAAGATTATTATTTAAATTTTTATTATTCCTCTTTTTCTAGATTACTTCGCTTAATTGGATTCTTTTGTACAATTTTTGTTCCTGCAATTTATGTAACCGTTGTAGCATATCATTTTGAAATGTTACCATCATCCTTGCTTATAAACTTTGCGGTTGACCAAAATACTGTTCCTTTGCCAGCTTCTTTGGAATTGTTTGTCTTGCTTGTTGTTTTTGATATTTTACGTGAAACGGGGGTTAGAATGCCATCCAGTGTAGGACAAGCTCTAAGTATCGTTGGAGCATTGGTTATTGGCGATGCAGCAGTAAATGCAAGACTGGTAGCTTCTCCAACAATAATTGTTGTAGCAATAGCAGGTATTACCAATTTGTTAGTTCCTAAAATGAGTGGGCCGGTACTTATAATGCGATATAGTTTATTATTATCGGCTTCCTTATTCGGTTCTATTGGAATTTCTTTAGGTGTGGCTGTTTTTATGTCTCATATATTTAGTTTGGAATCATTTGGCGTTGCCTACGTTTTGTCTGATGAAAAGTTGACTTTACAAAATGCGAAAGATACGTTGATTCGATCTCCTTGGTGGTTTATGAAAACTAGGGATAAGAATTTGACTAATAATACATTACGGCAGAAAAGTCAAAGGAAGATATAA
- a CDS encoding peptidoglycan-binding protein, with protein sequence MPTTGNVPVIPEYITVHLGKPDQPAQNIQVPFTDYIKNVASSEIYPTWPEEAIRANLYAQITYVLNRIYTEWYRSKGYNFDITNSTQYDQAFVAGREVFDNISLIVDDIFNSYVVKQGSIEPYFTAFCNGTTSTCDGLSQWGTVDLAKKGYTPYKILQNYYGNDINIKTDVRVQNILQSYPGTPLKLGMSSNEVKILQVQLNRIRRNYPSITKIAQTDGNFGEDTEKAVKDFQKIFNLTPDGIVGKSTWYKIKGIYNGVKRLSELTSEGVKLEEVRGVYPTQLKEGATGDAVREIQYYLDIIGYFNPTIPFVKMDGVFGPETTDSVKAFQKSYGLSVDGIVGKETRNKMSSIYLDIVRSLPAGYEGEKAEYYPGFVLKQGMRDDNIKDLQRYLIFIAENDPRIPKTSVTGYFGNVTKQAVLAFQKYYGLDTTGQVGPITWNKIGDTYNELKGL encoded by the coding sequence ATGCCAACTACCGGAAATGTTCCAGTCATCCCCGAATATATTACTGTTCATTTAGGTAAACCAGATCAACCTGCTCAAAATATTCAAGTTCCGTTTACCGATTATATTAAAAACGTTGCTTCAAGCGAAATTTACCCAACTTGGCCGGAAGAAGCAATTCGAGCAAATCTATATGCACAAATTACTTATGTTTTAAACCGCATCTATACCGAATGGTATCGTAGTAAAGGTTATAATTTTGATATAACCAACTCAACTCAATATGATCAAGCTTTTGTAGCCGGAAGAGAAGTATTTGATAATATCAGTTTGATTGTTGACGATATTTTCAATTCTTATGTTGTAAAGCAAGGCAGTATCGAACCGTATTTTACAGCTTTTTGCAATGGTACAACAAGTACTTGTGACGGTTTATCTCAATGGGGAACAGTAGATTTAGCGAAAAAAGGTTATACTCCTTATAAAATACTACAAAACTATTATGGCAACGACATAAACATAAAAACAGATGTACGTGTGCAAAACATATTGCAATCTTACCCTGGAACTCCTCTTAAGCTTGGAATGTCAAGCAATGAGGTTAAAATTCTTCAAGTACAGTTGAATCGTATTCGAAGAAATTACCCATCTATTACAAAGATTGCACAAACAGACGGAAATTTCGGAGAAGATACTGAAAAAGCTGTTAAGGATTTTCAAAAGATATTTAACCTAACGCCCGACGGTATAGTTGGAAAATCTACGTGGTATAAGATTAAAGGTATTTATAATGGTGTAAAGCGTCTATCAGAGCTTACCTCTGAAGGCGTTAAATTAGAAGAAGTACGTGGTGTATATCCTACTCAACTCAAAGAGGGAGCTACAGGAGATGCCGTTAGAGAAATACAATATTATTTAGATATCATAGGCTATTTTAATCCTACCATTCCTTTTGTTAAAATGGATGGCGTTTTTGGACCTGAAACAACCGATTCAGTTAAAGCATTTCAAAAATCATATGGATTAAGCGTTGATGGAATCGTTGGAAAAGAAACTCGCAATAAAATGAGTAGTATTTATTTAGACATTGTTCGTTCGCTTCCGGCCGGATATGAAGGTGAAAAAGCAGAATACTATCCTGGATTTGTTTTGAAGCAAGGTATGCGAGACGATAATATCAAAGACTTACAACGGTACTTAATTTTCATTGCGGAAAATGATCCAAGAATTCCAAAGACTTCAGTGACCGGTTATTTTGGAAATGTTACCAAGCAAGCAGTTTTAGCTTTTCAAAAATATTATGGACTAGACACAACCGGTCAAGTTGGACCAATAACTTGGAATAAAATCGGTGATACATATAATGAATTAAAAGGTCTATAA
- a CDS encoding Ger(x)C family spore germination protein, producing the protein MKKILSVFIIVLIPCILLTGCWSYEGLNEMTIVTGVAVDYDEVEKQYNLTFEIIDTINSSKQTGVSTAVVESKGTTVFTAIRKVKRKLPSKLYFGNAKVLIICGHVAKEKGIKELMDFFARDHEPRETFLVFVTKDFEAKDVFQAKEITGKVISHVITEIVQEDTHRSNALIGMKEYEVHNQLQRNKQSLLLPVIQLKEENKKKITIVEGLAIFKKDKLIGYITGDEAKYVMFTIDRVIKGTLAFDINQNGKDDVSFEIMDSSTKRNVEYKNGKATYFLDILLEGTIVEKQEDIVVATPKDILKIESAINESINKKVTNAVEISQQKYNSDYIGVAKSIYFKDYKLWKTLEPQWDTLYPQCDVQVNCRSRILSTGLVE; encoded by the coding sequence ATGAAAAAGATTTTATCAGTTTTTATAATAGTATTGATACCATGCATTTTACTAACCGGTTGCTGGAGCTATGAAGGATTAAATGAAATGACAATTGTAACCGGTGTAGCTGTCGATTATGATGAAGTTGAAAAGCAATATAATTTAACTTTTGAAATAATAGATACAATTAATTCCTCAAAGCAAACAGGTGTTAGTACTGCAGTTGTGGAATCAAAGGGAACTACAGTTTTTACAGCAATTAGAAAGGTAAAGAGAAAATTACCGAGTAAATTATATTTTGGAAATGCTAAAGTTTTAATTATTTGCGGCCATGTTGCAAAAGAAAAAGGAATCAAAGAGCTTATGGACTTTTTTGCTCGTGACCATGAACCAAGAGAAACATTTTTGGTATTTGTAACAAAGGATTTTGAGGCGAAAGATGTATTTCAAGCAAAAGAAATAACGGGGAAAGTCATATCCCATGTAATTACTGAAATTGTTCAAGAAGATACACATCGTTCAAATGCACTAATAGGCATGAAGGAGTACGAAGTACACAATCAGCTGCAAAGAAACAAACAATCATTACTCCTACCAGTTATACAGTTAAAAGAAGAAAATAAAAAAAAGATTACAATTGTGGAAGGTCTAGCTATTTTTAAAAAAGATAAACTGATTGGATATATTACTGGCGATGAAGCCAAATATGTAATGTTTACAATTGATAGAGTAATTAAAGGTACTTTGGCGTTTGATATTAACCAAAATGGTAAAGATGATGTATCTTTTGAAATTATGGATAGCAGTACAAAAAGAAACGTTGAGTATAAGAATGGTAAGGCAACTTATTTTTTGGATATTTTATTAGAAGGTACTATTGTTGAAAAGCAAGAAGATATTGTTGTTGCAACCCCAAAAGATATTCTGAAAATCGAGTCTGCGATTAATGAATCCATTAACAAAAAGGTAACTAATGCCGTTGAAATTTCTCAACAAAAGTATAACAGCGATTATATAGGAGTTGCAAAATCAATCTATTTTAAAGATTACAAGTTATGGAAAACCTTAGAGCCACAATGGGATACCTTATATCCACAATGTGATGTACAAGTAAACTGTCGATCTAGAATATTAAGTACAGGTCTAGTTGAATGA
- a CDS encoding GerAB/ArcD/ProY family transporter — MEKKYLTSRRAILLICVFIFGSTAILGFGSKVKQDTWISLLIAYALTIPLALLYARIMHLYPSKNIYDIMQILFGKVFGSILTILFVWYCLHLGALVVKNYSGFVVYWQMPESPELGIMLIMIPVLIYVAKKGVYSLSKWTTLVFLLACIVIAVTTVVSIKNMRFENLLPVLEHNFNELLKNAYKVYAFPFAETVVFLTLASYIPKKENPYKIYFSSLGIMALLLFIVSMRNLTVGGCEAVGLQPYPSYYVVKLININESLSRFESTVALTYVLSGVGKIVICLIGAAKGITKLVKIDDYKLLIVPCAVLIFALTSMLYRGTTQEINFINYYGYYAIPFQVVIPTLIWITAEVKTRKQRKATSSQKNNKMVNELS; from the coding sequence ATGGAGAAGAAATATCTAACCTCTCGCAGAGCAATATTGCTAATTTGTGTGTTTATCTTCGGAAGCACAGCAATCTTGGGGTTTGGAAGTAAAGTAAAACAAGACACATGGATTTCTTTGTTGATAGCTTATGCTTTAACGATTCCGTTAGCTTTGCTATATGCAAGAATTATGCATCTTTATCCAAGTAAAAACATTTATGATATTATGCAAATTCTATTTGGAAAAGTATTTGGTAGTATTCTTACAATATTGTTTGTATGGTATTGCTTGCATTTAGGTGCTTTAGTTGTAAAAAATTATTCAGGCTTTGTCGTATATTGGCAAATGCCCGAAAGCCCTGAATTAGGAATCATGCTGATTATGATACCCGTGTTGATATATGTAGCAAAAAAAGGTGTTTATTCTTTAAGCAAATGGACAACTTTGGTTTTCTTATTAGCATGTATTGTAATTGCAGTAACTACTGTGGTATCTATAAAAAATATGCGATTTGAAAATTTACTGCCCGTTTTGGAGCATAATTTTAACGAATTACTGAAAAATGCATATAAGGTGTATGCATTTCCTTTTGCGGAAACTGTTGTATTTTTAACTTTGGCTTCTTATATTCCCAAAAAAGAAAATCCGTATAAAATTTATTTTTCATCACTAGGAATAATGGCGTTACTTTTATTTATTGTTAGTATGCGTAATTTGACGGTAGGTGGTTGTGAAGCAGTAGGACTACAACCATATCCATCGTATTATGTTGTAAAGCTTATTAACATTAATGAATCGCTTTCTCGTTTTGAAAGTACAGTAGCCTTAACTTATGTATTAAGCGGGGTAGGAAAGATCGTTATTTGTTTAATTGGAGCGGCAAAAGGAATTACAAAATTAGTTAAGATAGATGATTATAAGCTTCTAATTGTCCCGTGTGCTGTACTCATATTTGCATTAACCAGTATGTTATATAGAGGGACAACACAAGAAATCAATTTTATAAATTATTATGGCTATTATGCTATCCCGTTTCAAGTTGTTATTCCTACTTTGATTTGGATTACAGCAGAGGTGAAGACACGTAAGCAGCGAAAAGCTACTTCATCACAAAAAAATAATAAAATGGTCAATGAATTATCATAG
- the pseC gene encoding UDP-4-amino-4,6-dideoxy-N-acetyl-beta-L-altrosamine transaminase produces the protein MKSELAIYGGEPIRNKRLNYGKQYIDQNDIEAVCAVLKSDYLTCGPEIPHMEHKLCEVTGAKFAVAVSNGTAALHIACLAAGIGKGDEVIVSSITFAASANCILYCGATPVFADIDHDTWNISIANVEQKITSKTKAIIAVDFMGQAAALNELKEICLKHELLLIEDAAHSINTRYDGNNVGSIADITTFSFHPVKTITAGEGGAVLTNDIALYRKAILYRAHGITRDENLLTDKSNGNWYYEQQLLGYNYRITDIQAALCCSQLDKLDAFSCRRKEIVAFYNQEFKNINEIILPKEINQSDTTRHLYIIYLKLELLTTDRKTIYEALQAENIGVNVHYIPVYRLPYYQSLGYPKGLCPNAEDFYERCITLPLFYSMTDDDAWDVVCGVRKVINYFRK, from the coding sequence ATAAAAAGCGAACTTGCTATTTACGGTGGAGAACCAATTCGAAACAAACGTTTGAACTATGGTAAACAATATATTGATCAAAATGATATTGAGGCTGTTTGTGCGGTATTAAAAAGCGATTACTTAACTTGCGGACCTGAAATACCCCACATGGAGCACAAATTATGCGAGGTAACGGGTGCTAAATTTGCGGTTGCAGTTTCAAATGGCACAGCTGCCTTACATATTGCTTGTTTAGCCGCAGGTATTGGTAAAGGCGATGAAGTTATTGTTTCCTCTATTACTTTTGCGGCTTCGGCAAATTGTATACTATATTGCGGAGCCACACCCGTATTTGCCGATATTGATCACGATACTTGGAATATATCGATTGCCAATGTAGAGCAAAAAATAACGAGCAAAACAAAAGCAATTATTGCAGTAGATTTTATGGGGCAAGCAGCAGCATTAAATGAACTGAAAGAAATATGCTTAAAGCATGAATTATTACTGATAGAAGATGCCGCTCACTCTATTAACACACGCTATGACGGTAACAACGTCGGAAGCATTGCTGATATAACAACATTCAGCTTTCATCCTGTAAAAACGATTACAGCCGGAGAAGGTGGCGCTGTTTTGACAAATGATATTGCTTTATATCGTAAAGCAATACTATATCGAGCACATGGCATTACCCGTGATGAAAATCTCCTAACGGATAAAAGCAACGGTAATTGGTACTATGAGCAACAATTATTAGGATATAACTATCGTATTACCGATATCCAAGCTGCATTATGTTGCAGTCAACTAGATAAACTGGATGCCTTTTCTTGTAGAAGAAAAGAAATTGTTGCTTTTTATAATCAAGAATTCAAAAATATCAACGAGATTATTCTTCCCAAAGAAATTAACCAATCTGATACAACAAGGCATCTTTATATTATTTACTTAAAATTAGAACTTCTTACTACAGACAGAAAAACAATATATGAAGCATTACAAGCAGAAAACATAGGTGTAAACGTCCATTATATACCTGTATACCGATTGCCTTATTATCAAAGTTTAGGCTACCCCAAAGGACTATGTCCAAATGCCGAAGATTTCTATGAAAGATGTATTACACTACCGCTTTTTTATTCCATGACAGATGATGATGCATGGGATGTTGTTTGTGGAGTTAGAAAAGTAATCAATTATTTTCGTAAATAG
- a CDS encoding cytochrome c biogenesis CcdA family protein: protein MDYLISFLEGIITFISPCLLPMLPIYISYFAGQNGSKIEERKTHKTLINALGFILGFTIVFILLGAFAGTLGGFLREYQKIINWITGLIVVFFGLNFIGIIRIPFLNNNHQWKAKTVNLGFFSSVLFGIIFSIGWTPCVGAFLGSALMLAAQGGESMKGIFMLFSYSLGLGVPFFLSAVLIERLKTTFDFIKKHYRVINIVCGSLLILVGILMATGYMGYFLSLMSF from the coding sequence TTGGATTATTTGATTTCATTTTTAGAAGGTATTATTACGTTTATCTCACCATGTTTATTGCCGATGCTTCCAATTTACATTTCTTATTTCGCGGGTCAAAATGGCTCTAAAATTGAGGAAAGAAAAACCCATAAAACGCTGATAAATGCTTTAGGATTTATTTTAGGTTTTACAATTGTTTTTATTTTGCTTGGTGCATTTGCGGGAACATTAGGTGGATTTTTGCGTGAATATCAAAAAATAATTAACTGGATAACCGGCTTAATTGTGGTATTCTTTGGTTTGAATTTTATTGGCATCATTCGAATCCCGTTTTTGAATAATAACCATCAATGGAAAGCAAAAACCGTTAATTTAGGCTTTTTTTCATCCGTTTTGTTTGGTATCATTTTTTCAATCGGATGGACACCATGCGTTGGCGCATTTCTAGGATCCGCTTTAATGTTAGCAGCTCAAGGCGGAGAAAGCATGAAAGGAATTTTTATGTTATTCAGCTATTCGCTTGGATTAGGTGTTCCATTTTTCTTAAGCGCTGTTTTAATTGAGCGATTGAAAACAACATTTGATTTTATAAAGAAACATTATCGAGTAATCAACATTGTTTGCGGATCATTGTTAATACTAGTTGGCATTTTAATGGCTACAGGTTATATGGGGTATTTTTTATCCTTAATGAGTTTTTAA
- the pseB gene encoding UDP-N-acetylglucosamine 4,6-dehydratase (inverting), translating to MINNKTILITGGTGSFGKAFSRYLLENYEPKKVIIFSRDEYKQWQMKNEFSEYTDKMRYFIGDVRDKERLSRAFHNVDYVVHAAAMKQVPACEYNPFEAVKTNVHGAQNVIDAAIDMGIQKVVALSTDKAVNPINLYGGTKLVSDKLFISANAYAGSSNTCFSIVRYGNVSGSRGSIIPYFRSLIETGGGILPITDCRMTRFWITLEEGVQLVLKALSESIGGETYIAKLPSFKVTDLAKAICPCCKFEEIGIREGEKLHEVMITKEDSFSTYEFDQHYIIFPHMDWCNIQKYNLQNSKKVEDGFEYSSGTNTQWLDIEELKRRLDFIQ from the coding sequence ATGATAAATAATAAAACAATTTTAATTACTGGTGGAACTGGTTCTTTTGGCAAAGCATTTTCTCGTTATCTTCTTGAAAACTATGAACCAAAGAAGGTAATTATCTTTTCAAGAGATGAATATAAGCAATGGCAAATGAAAAACGAATTTAGTGAATATACGGATAAAATGCGCTATTTCATTGGTGATGTTCGAGATAAAGAAAGGCTCTCTCGTGCATTTCATAACGTAGACTATGTGGTGCACGCAGCGGCAATGAAACAAGTCCCTGCTTGTGAATATAATCCTTTTGAAGCAGTCAAAACAAATGTACACGGTGCACAAAATGTAATTGATGCCGCCATTGATATGGGAATACAAAAAGTGGTTGCTTTATCTACTGATAAAGCTGTCAATCCAATTAACCTATATGGCGGAACAAAGCTTGTTTCCGATAAGCTTTTCATTTCAGCCAATGCGTATGCAGGCTCAAGTAATACTTGTTTTAGTATTGTTCGATACGGCAATGTTTCGGGTAGTCGTGGGTCAATTATTCCCTATTTTCGGTCACTTATAGAAACAGGGGGAGGCATATTGCCAATTACAGATTGTAGAATGACACGCTTTTGGATTACGCTTGAAGAAGGCGTTCAGCTTGTTTTAAAAGCATTAAGCGAATCAATTGGCGGTGAAACCTATATTGCCAAACTACCATCTTTTAAGGTTACCGATTTAGCAAAAGCAATCTGCCCGTGTTGTAAATTTGAAGAAATCGGTATTCGAGAAGGCGAAAAACTGCATGAAGTTATGATTACAAAAGAAGATTCGTTTTCCACATATGAGTTTGATCAGCATTATATTATTTTCCCACATATGGATTGGTGTAATATACAAAAATACAATCTACAAAACTCCAAAAAAGTAGAAGATGGATTCGAATACAGCTCTGGTACTAATACGCAATGGCTTGATATCGAAGAGCTTAAAAGGCGACTGGATTTTATTCAATGA
- a CDS encoding glycosyltransferase family protein → MKKKVEVIIQARMGSTRLPGKVMLNLCGKPVLWHVLQRVKQAKKVDDIIVATSNLQADDIIADYLNSIDTKCFRGDESDVLSRYYYATKKYPADAIIRITADCPLIDPNVIDDVVSCFFTHSCKYASNFSQKRSFPRGLDCEIFSFQLLERAFHEATEDFEREHVTPFMYWKQHKIATIENKEDYSDMRWTLDTLEDFELIQAIYHQFYHGEHNFYMKEIYSFLKSNPQIMLLNQEIQQKPVK, encoded by the coding sequence ATGAAAAAGAAAGTTGAAGTTATCATTCAAGCTCGCATGGGCTCCACACGACTTCCAGGAAAAGTAATGCTGAATTTGTGTGGAAAGCCTGTGCTATGGCATGTTTTACAACGAGTAAAGCAGGCGAAAAAAGTGGATGATATTATAGTGGCAACATCAAACTTACAAGCAGATGATATAATTGCAGACTACTTGAATTCGATTGATACAAAATGTTTTCGTGGGGATGAAAGCGATGTGCTTTCAAGATATTATTATGCCACCAAAAAATATCCTGCCGATGCCATTATCAGAATTACGGCAGATTGCCCTTTAATTGACCCTAATGTAATAGATGATGTCGTTTCTTGTTTTTTCACACATTCCTGTAAATATGCATCTAATTTTAGTCAAAAACGTAGTTTTCCCAGAGGATTGGATTGTGAAATATTTTCGTTTCAGTTGTTAGAACGTGCCTTTCATGAAGCAACGGAAGATTTTGAACGAGAGCATGTTACCCCTTTCATGTATTGGAAGCAACATAAAATTGCAACAATTGAAAACAAAGAAGATTACTCCGATATGCGATGGACATTGGATACTCTTGAAGATTTTGAACTGATTCAAGCAATCTATCATCAGTTTTATCATGGTGAGCATAACTTTTATATGAAGGAAATTTACTCCTTTTTAAAGAGTAATCCTCAAATCATGCTACTGAACCAAGAAATTCAGCAAAAACCGGTGAAATAA